A genomic region of Lepus europaeus isolate LE1 unplaced genomic scaffold, mLepTim1.pri SCAFFOLD_425, whole genome shotgun sequence contains the following coding sequences:
- the LOC133755390 gene encoding myosin light chain kinase family member 4-like gives MRAIIIAIIIITNHTIVITAIITFFITITIIIITGCVSSTKPVATSPGLGNPATELAVQNVDQSESTGCSKRRVTEEEEESFANEDSKKSRIDVGGAGEERALERPQEALRTQARVQGKPQEPTGTKTSREPGPGSPLDDILAPAAPFDHRIVTAKQAAVNSFYTVSKTEVLGGGRFGQVHKCEEKATGLKLAAKIIKTRGVKDKEEVKNEINVMNQLDHVNLIQLYDAFESKNDIVLVLEYVDGGELFDRIIDDNYNLTELDTILFVKQICEGIRHMHQMYILHLDLKPENILCVNRDAKQIKIIDFGLARRYKPREKLKVNFGTPEFLAPEVVNYDFVSFPTDMWSVGVIAYMLLSGLSPFLGDNDAETLNNILACRWDLEDEEFQDISEEAREFISKLLIKEKSWRISASEALKHPWLADHKLHARLSAQVTTPSFSSSFPVF, from the exons ATGCGAGCCATCATCATtgctatcatcatcatcaccaaccACACCATCGTCATCACTGCCATCATCACCttcttcatcaccatcaccatcatcatcattactgG GTGTGTCAGCAGCACAAAGCCCGTTGCCACATCCCCAGGCCTGGGAAATCCAGCAACAGAACTCGCTGTCCAGAACGTGGACCAAAGCGAGTCCACCGGCTGCAGCAAGCGCAGAGTgaccgaggaggaggaggagtccttTGCCAACGAGGACAGCAAAAAGAGCAGAATAGATGTAGGGGGTGCAGGGGAAGAGCGAGCCTTGGAAAGGCCCCAGGAAGCCCTGCGAACCCAGGCACGCGTACAGGGCAAGCCCCAGGAGCCCACGGGAACGAAGACCTCCAGGGAGCCAGGCCCGGGAAGCCCACTGG ATGACATCCTGGCTCCCGCTGCCCCGTTCGATCATCGCATTGTGACAGCCAAGCAGGCGGCCGTCAACAGTTTCTATACTGTGAGCAAGACAGAGGTTTTAGGAGG GGGGCGTTTTGGCCAGGTCCACAAGTGCGAAGAGAAAGCAACAGGCCTGAAGCTGGCCGCCAAAATCATTAAGACCAGAGGCGTGAAGGACAAG GAGGAAGTGAAGAACGAGATCAACGTCATGAACCAGCTGGACCACGTGAACCTCATTCAGCTCTACGATGCCTTCGAGTCCAAGAATGACATCGTCCTGGTCCTGGAGTA CGTGGATGGTGGGGAGCTGTTTGACCGCATCATTGATGACAACTACAACCTGACAGAGCTGGACACCATCCTGTTTGTCAAGCAGATATGTGAGGGCATCAGGCACATGCATCAGATGTACATTCTGCACTTGGACCTGAAG CCTGAGAACATCCTGTGTGTGAATCGGGATgctaagcaaataaaaattattgattttggATTGGCAAGAAG ATACAAACCCAGGGAGAAGCTCAAGGTGAACTTTGGGACCCCAGAATTTCTCGCCCCCGAAGTCGTGAACTATGATTTTGTTTCCTTCCCCACGGACATGTGGAGCGTGGGAGTCATCGCCTACATGTT ACTCAGCGGTCTGTCGCCTTTCCTGGGAGACAATGACGCGGAGACGCTGAACAACATCCTGGCCTGCAGGTGGGACCTGGAGGACGAGGAGTTCCAGGACATCTCTGAGGAGGCGCGGGAGTTCATCTCCAAGCTTCTGATCAAGGAGAAGAG TTGGAGGATAAGTGCGAGTGAAGCTCTCAAGCACCCTTGGTTGGCAGACCACAAGCTCCACGCCAGACTCAGTGCCCAGGTGACCAcaccttctttctcctcttctttccctgTCTTTTGA